A stretch of DNA from Cryptomeria japonica chromosome 4, Sugi_1.0, whole genome shotgun sequence:
AAATCTGTGTAAATGTTGTTATTTTTATAGGTTTTGTGTCGTTGTAAAATATTGTTTAAGGATAGATGCCAGGTGCCACATGGATCACTGTTTTACCATCAGCGCCCATGTTAGCTAGGGAGTCGGCCCTTTTATTGCCCTCTCTGTAGATGTGATTAAAGATGACCTTGTCAAATGTTTTGATGTCCGTCAGTATCTTAGCTAGGGAAGCATTTAGCTTCCAATCAGGCATTgccccttttctaagggcattgatgactatggttgagtccccttcaatgttAATCCTCATTACATTCAATACTTTGAATAGGTTTATACCTGCAGCTAATGCTTTCAACTTTGCTTCATTGTTTATGCATTTGCCCAAGGGAATGGCCATGCGGGCCATTTCTTCCCCATTTGAATTGTGAAGGCAGCAACCAAGTCCAACCTCTCCTGGGTTgcccctagaagccccatcaaagttaacctTGATCCATCCAGCATTGGGGGGTAGCCACTTGCATTTTGCACATGTTATGTTGTTGGATGGTGGACCTTTTCCTATGAAGGGTGGAATATTTAGACCCTTCCACCTTagtctcattttttcatcccaataggaCATATTAACATCCCTCTGATTGTTAGAGGTCTGGTTGTTTACCATTTCAACTATGGTTGCTTCGATTTTATTGGTTAGTTGGGCCTAGTGCATTTTACTATCTTTGAAaaccctcctatttctctccttctaGATTTCCCAGATCATAATGGAGGGGGCTATGATCCATAAATTTTTATACATATACCCTATGTTCCGAATGGGCCAAGCATGGAATAGGTCAGAGAGAGTGCTAGGAATAGGGGTATACCAGTTCAGCTATTTTTTCAACCATCCCCAGCAATTGTGTTCATAAACTCAGGTTAACAGTATATGATTAGTattttcttcctccatttcacataATGGGCATCTGTTGGGGCCCTCAAATCCTAGTTTTCTGAATGTTTCATTGGTGAGGAGCCGATTTTGAATTGCCAACCATGCAAATAAGCCAGCCTTCGAtaggcaccttttatcccaacaaaGTGTTAGGGGCAGGTTGGTGCTTGGGTTATTTTTCTTGATTAACAGGTGTTCATAGCCCTCCTTAGTTTCATACTTCCCCTTCTTGGATCCTGCCCACACCAGTTTATCTTTTTCAGAATTTAATGCAGGGTTTCTTGAGGCTAGGATCTGTGCTAAGAGGGATCTCTCCTGGTTCTGTAGGTTAAATTATTCAGTGATTTCTATCTCCATTGTTTGAGGCCCCCAATGCAATATTCTTCCACATAGTCTTTTACTTTATCTCCCCATTGCTCTTCAAGGATGGGTATAATTTTGTTGAAGTTATGAAGTCTGTTGATGGCAGTTTGAGCCCCCCAGGAGTCTCTCCAGAATAGGGCATCCTCCCCATTTCCTAAATTTCATGTTAGCTTGTCTGTTATGATATTTCTATAATCAATCATAAAGTTCTAAAATCTGGATCCTTCATGTGGATGGGTTGTCCTAAATATGCTTGTGGGATCCGGGTTATGAAGGTATTTGTTATAAAGGATCCGCGCCCATTTGAAGTTAGGGTTATTATACATTCTCCAAACAAGCTTTGCTCCCAAAGCCTTGCTTTGAATTTTTAGATCTTTGATACCTAAACCCCCAAGGTCTTTAGGCATGCATATCTTATCCCATGCTATCAATGGTAGTCTGAATTTATCTTCAGAGCCTTGCTAGAAGAATGTCCTGATATGTTTTGTGATTTCCTTTCTCTTGGTTGAGGGTAGATCCATGCATGAGAGTTGGTATATTGGCATCGTTGAGAGAACCGACTTAATCATGGTGGCCTTTCTAGCAGCGGataaccatttccctttccaagaggAGATCCTTTTTGTAATTTTGGAGACCACCTGATCCCATAATTTGGATGATCTAACCCCTTTTTCTAAGGGAAGTCTTAGGTATTTACATGGTAATTCTCCTATATTGTATTTAAGAATGTTTAAGATTTTCCTTTGGAGTTCTTTATTTGTGTTAAAAAAGATAATGTTGGATTTCGAAGTGTTGATTTCCTTTCCAGAAATCATAGTATAGTTGTCTAAgatttttttaagtgtttttgctTCTATTGTGTTGCTCAGTCCaaacaacatggtgtcatcaacaaattgttgatgggtaattgGTTCCATGTCTAAAGTAATTTTAATACCCTTCAGCTATTGTGTTTCTCTTTCCTTATTGATCATCCTTCCCAATGATTCTATCATGATGATTAAAAGAAAGGGGGAAAGGggatccccctgtctgagacctcttgAGATTTCAAAAAACCTTCTAAGGTCCCATTGACTAAGATTGATACTCTAGGTGTTGCAATGCATTCGTAGACCAAATTGATCCATTGCTTATTGAACCCAAATGATTCAAGACATTTGCATAGAAAGTGCCAGtctactttatcataagcctttttaatatctaattttattaTCATGCTCGGTTCCTTATTTTTTTGTACTGAATGGATTGCTTCTTGAGCAATGATTATGCCATCATAAATAGATCTGCCTAACACAAAACCAGTCTATTCCTCActaatgattatggggagaagtttgtgaagtctatttgcaattatttttgtgagtaatttataaagggtattgcataatgctattggtcgaaaatcctcaaaacagtccactatttccttttttggaattaaagctatgaatgtgttatttagttcTCTTAGAATCTTTCCTGAATTTCTCATCCCCTCTAGTGTTTATGTAATTTCCTTCCCCATGAAGCTCCATCATTTTTGAAAAAAGTGTGCTGGGAAACCATCAAGGCCAGGAGCCTTATCCGGTCCCATATGGAATAAAGTTGTTTCTACTTCTTCCatagatagttttttattaagcatcaagttgtgtTCCTTAGAGATTAATTTGGGAATGTATTTTAAGAATTCACTCTCTTTTGTCTACCTAGAACCCTCTTTATTATTAAGGATATTTTCAAAATACTCTACTGCTTCCCTAGCTATACTATCAGGGTCCTCACTGAAGTCTCTTGAATTTAATTTTATTCTGTTGATTATGTTTATAGCTCTTCGTTGTTTTGTGTTGTTGTGTAAGAAGCTTGTATTTCTATCCCCAACTTCCAACCAATGttccctggatttttgtttccaatatatttcttctcttgcgAGGATTTCCTCATAATGGGCCAAattggttttttccttttgataaagtATGTTATCCATCCCATGCCTAATTACCTCTTCATTAGTTCTTTCCATTTCTATCTCAATTTCCCTTTTTTGTGTGAAGATGTTTCCAAAGTGCATTTTGTTCCATATTGTTAATTGTTGCTTTATCTTTTTTAATTTGGTAACTACTTTGAAAGTTTTGGAGCCTATAAATTTTGTTTcattccaccatttttctattagtTGTATTAGATTTTCATCCCTTAGTCACATTATTTCAAAGCGAAAGAGGGTTTTGGTTGGCTTTAGTTCCTCCGATATGGTCAATTGGACTGGGAAATGGTCCGATCTTGAGAATGGGAGAACTGAGGACTCATAAGACTGTGTGAGATTCCCACAAAGGAAGAATCTGTCTAGTTTTTCTGCAATGAACAGGAGAACTGAGGACTCATAAGACTGTGTGAGATTCCCACAAAGGAATAATCTGTCTAGTTTTTCTGCAATGTTGCATAAACcttgtcttctattattccaagtaaaggctTCATTTTTTGTCTTGAATTCCATCAAGTTACACTTATGTGTTCATTCTTTGAAGTCTTGACTTGTTTGGGTCATTTTTTTAATACCTCCCCATTTTTCCTTGGgatctaagatggcattgaaatccccacctattatgtatgtttgatCTGTATCACTTGAAAGGAAATCCTCaatttcattccacacttgtctttttgcttgtgtttggataggtccataaaaattaattataataaattttaagttgCTTTTGATGCTTATAGCCCAACCACACATCCATTTTGGGCTTTTGCTTATTAGTTTAAAGGATATTAGCCTAGGATCCCATATGATGGCCAATCCACCCGAGGCTCCACAAGCAGTTTGTCATATTTCTCTGATACCTAATTTTTTTTTGAGGTTTGTCACCTCAGTGttatttaatttagtttcttgtattaAGAATATCTCTGGATTGAATTTAGCTATGCAATGTTTAAAGATacgttgcttgttaggggcattcaggcccctaacattccaagtaaggaGTTTCATAACACCATGGGAAGGTCCTTCCCCTTCCCtgcctcaaaaaggtttgtgattttaatttAGCCAGCAGCGGATCCTGCTTTGGTTAATAATTCCGCAATTGattttctccctctcttttttagtTCAGTAGCATAATCCAGGGGTGAGCAGGTTTCTATGGTTTTAGCTGTCCCCAGGTTGTCCATCTCATCCATTACTACATCATATTTATGGTCCTGTAATTCTTCCTTGGCTACATTAAGTTTGCATAATTTTCTTGCTAACAATGCTTTTTGTAATTTGCTAGTTCTTCCTCATCTGTTATTTCATTAATGAATAGTTCAATGAGACCATTTGTAACTTCATTGCCAACATACTCAAGGACACATTTGTTTTCTCTTTCCATCCTTTTCACTGTTGTTATTGctggagttctttttctttttattttttccttttttattttttttcccttttttgttcttgttttttttttttttttagagcatCTTGCCTTCTTTGTTGCGTGTGGTGTGGGATGGTTTCCTGATTCCTCATTGTAATCCTCCTTATTTTCGATGTCTCCTATTGTTTCCTTCTGGTTGTCAATATTAACTCCATTCATCAGGGAGCTGTATTCTTTTCCAATATCTTCACTCTGTTCCTTTGAGTCATTGTTTATTAATGGTATTGCTTCTTGCTTATAGCTTTCTTTGTTCTCTATATCATTCCTTCTTTGTTCAATCACTGGTTCTTTAGATGCGTTTTCAATCTTTGTTTTATCTTTTTCATATTCTACCATTTTTTATTGTTTACTAGTTCCTTAGCCCTAGGGCTTTGTTTATGGAACACAAATCCACCTTTTGGGTTGAACTTTATGTTTATACCCTTATCCGTTCCAAAATTATTTTTAGTCTTAATACTTTTTCTCTCAATATTCTGAATAGGGGAGATAACTTCCTTGGCTGTGATATCACCCATAAGGATCTCTGGATGAATCTGATATATTGAATGGTTTGTAATGATTTTGATGGGTTCGAATATCAGTTTGTCTATCTCAACACTGGCTAATATTTTTATGTCAGAGGAGTCCATGTAATTTTCCTCCATACCCTCAAATCCTCCTAAAAAATCCCCTAACTTTTTTAGGGTATGATTGTGGATTAATTCAACCAGCATTTTAGGGAGCCAAATCCATTTGGGCACCCTAAGCTTATCAAAATCTTTGGGCCAGAAATTaggtttccaattaaaaaatttgaaacaataaccTTTAAAGAATCTGTGATTATTCCTAAGTAAATGATTTTTAAGTTCACATGAATTGCATTTAATAAACTGAAAAATCATTTTCCAAACAAGTAATACTTATCTGGTTTTCCGTGGCAAACTTCAACCAATGGAGGACATCAGAGGTCGACGCTCCAAATCCAAACCATTTGCCAAAGAGCCCAAGTTCATTGTAAGGATCCCACAATTCATCTGTATGTTCGTCGCTTATTATCACTATGTTATCCGCGCTATTTCACGGTGGCTTCTGAGTGTTGTTTGAGCATTGTTTAGGGTTGTATCCCTCCATGCACCTGGTTTGGACGATTGACTTTGAGCTTGTCGCGATGGTCttcttaaccctaattttattctgTTAGCCCCTAAAACAACATCGTTTTGGGCTCGAGAGAATCTCTCTGCATGGATGTATGGTAAATATGAAATCCTTGCATTGTTAGGGTACCATTTATCCCGAGAAGCCTTTGAGATGGTATGAAGTTCCCCTTTCTGCTGTGTTAAAggatttgtttgtttttttaaaggTGCCCTAGGGTTCCATTGTGTCCATCTCCAAACCGGCTTTGCTATAATTGAGGGAGAATCACCTGTGTTCCTCTGGCTGAATGGGGGACCCTTTGGAACCCCGACAACCCTTTTGCATATATCATTAAGTTGTAAATTAGTCAAATTTTCTCCTGTGGCGCATGATTGAGAGGCATTCAGAGCTGCGAATCTATTTGAGGTGCCCACAACATTTGTATGGACCCTCTGTAAATTAATTCCGCTCTACCAtatcccattattcctccccagCCTTCGAGGATGTTTCGAGGGTTTTGCAGAAATGTTTCTGCTTATCGCAATAACATATGCAGTTCGCAGTTTCGCTTCAATTATATTTTGTGCAAGATTCATTAACATGCTCAATTTATTATTTTCTACTGATTTTTATCATTTAAtctaatttgatttattttaattaacctAAATTAACATTAAGAAATGACATTTTCCTTcacaaatatttaaatatattgaaaattaaacaataaaatataatttcaatATATAAATTATGCAAAGaactaaattcaattttaaaatgataaattatataaaaaatatccctctcaatttaattttttttcgcAAAATTTAAGACATCACATCACCCCCACCCCCACACATATATATCAATTTTAACTATATTTGTCATATTTTCTAAATTGTGTCAAttcataaattaataaatttgattaaattacacAATTGTCATATACAATAATTTATAACTAAACAATGAAGCTCTGAAGGGACCGACATCCAATATAGATCAACCGTCactaatttcaaatttgaaaattatccCATATAAATAATCCATGGGCTTCAATATCCTTTCCTTCCCCTCGACTCTCTGCTCTGTAACTGACTCATTTCAAATTTGGTGGTTGCAGGCTTATGCTAAATTAAGGCTGGTTGGCTATATCGAATTGCTCGTCAATTTCCTCATTAACAGACTGCAAACTGATAACATACTGAGTACCTGTGTGttgtaatttatgtttattttttctttgcatttctttggtttttgttttctttttgtggTTTTGTGTTTGTGTTGTTGTTGTGAATTACAGGTTTTATTTCAATTGTAAACAATGAAGAAGGCTTTTGGGTCACCTCAAACACCAAGCATCAGTACTCTTTCCAGAAGGCCTAAGATCACACGTCCTCTGCGAAAGCAATTGGCAACTCCAATACAAAATGTGTGTATTACGCTTCCCTTTTATTTCTTATAGAAATACagcacattttaggtttttttgtggGTGTTGAGATAATCGTTGGGTTGTCATTGCAGGGGGACAGGTTTATTGCTAACAGAAGTTCCATAGATTTTGATTGGGCTCGGTATCTGGTAAATAAAAGCAATATCATTGGAAATAAAGCCTCCATGGAAGAATATGACAGGGAGCCAGCAGCTAGTATGGTGATTGATTCTAGTAAGATATCAAGAATTTTGAGCTTTAGTAGAAAGCCTTCTGGACAGGGCTTGCAATCCATCTACTCCGAAGCTCCTTCTGTTGATACTAGAGTCAGAACTAGCAGATCACAGAGCCGCTACATACCTCAAGTAAGGGTTATTcctgtgttttttttttcaaataatgatTCTTTTGGTGAATACTTTAGTGTTCTTACTATTTTTAGATTCAATAGGTTTGGTTGGTTACATAAATTGATCGCCCAAGTGGCTCTAGGGTTCCGCGGGAATGCCCACTAATGTAGTAAACTTGTTAttctcattgatttttttttttgtgatcaTTTTGATGGCTTACTCTGGAATTAGATTGAATCGACCATCCAACTAGTTAAGGATTGTTTGAACACCTGATAAATTGTAGTTCCAATTAGCTTAGGATTCCATGAGTCAGTCCAAGAAGATATTATAGACACTGGGTTTTATATTATCTGTTATTCCAAGACATCTCAATTTCAGATGTTATTGTTAACGCTGAACAAGCCTTTATGATTGATCAGTTTAATGTGTTGGAAGATCACAGAGATTATTAAGTATAACGGGGTTTAGGTGCTAAGGTTGAGATTTTTTGAGCAAATTTTCTAATGGGACGGGTGTAGGAATAATTTCTCTAGTTTAATATGAAATTGCCGGAGATTTGGAGACATTTTGGTTTCCTTTCCTGCATGTTAAAATTTTGTTTGATCCTTTGAGTTTGGTAGAGAATTTGAATAAAAGGTTAAGGATGGAGATGTCCTTTCGAAATATGGAATAGGATCATATGAATAAAACTATGACTATGTTAGATTTGGGCATAGTAGCAAGGAGATTTGAGCGGGGGACTAGGCCTGTCCTAAAAAATCAAGTTTCCTGATAACTATGAAAAATGATCAACATTGATATAGTAGATTAGAGTTTGGAAGAATTCACTTCCAGCATATTCAGCATTTGGATTAGGGTTTAGTGCTGTATAATTGCTAAAATTAGATTTATGTTTTTATTCAGATCTTGTACATTCGGTTGAGGTTTTCAGATTAGGTTACTCAGGATTCATCAGCATTACTTATATACTTATGCAAGGAATTAGTTCTCTGACTAACTAGCTTAATAAGAATTGTGGATCTTTATCTTAATTGCAATTTTTGTCTTTGAAATGCGGTTGTGTGCAGCATGCAGGGAGAACTTTGCATGCCCCATATCTTGTTGATGATAATCATTTGAATCTGCTGGATTGGAGTGACAGCAATATTTTGTCTATAGCACTTGGCAATGCAGTTTACTTATGGGATGCAAACACAAGAACTACTTCTGAGTTATTGACAGTAGACGATGATGTTGGTCCAATAAGCAGTGTCAATTGGGCACCTGATGGAAAACACATTGCCATTGGATTGACTAGTTCTGCTGTACAGATATGGGACTCTACATGCAATCGAGAGGTAAAGAAAACAAAGTCTTTGATGTCTTACTTTTATTTATTTGTCTTCAATTGCCAGCTTATTAACATGGCAGTGCTATCGCATTGAATGCAGTTGAGATCCTTGAAAGGTCATCATGGCCGTGTAGGCTCACTTTCCTGGAATGACACTATTCTTGCAACTGGTGGTAGGGACAGTTCAATAATTATCCATGATGTCCGTATCCGTAATTCCAATGTTAAGATATACAGAGGCCATGAGCAGGAAGTTTGTGGATTGAAATGGTCCTTATCTGGCCAGCAACTTGCGAGTGGAGGCAGTGACAACTTGCTTCACATCTGGGACAAGAGCATGTCATCCTCTAATGTTAGAAATCAGTATCTTCACAGGATTGATGAACATTTTGATGCAGTTACAGCCTTGGCATGGTGCCCTTTCCAGCACAATCTTTTGGCATCTGGTGGAGGTCTTGCAGACCAATCTATTAAGTTATGGAATAGTCTTACTGGAGCATGCCTAAATACCATTGACACCAACTCTTCAGTTTGTGCGTTGTTGTGGAATAGGCATGAGCGTGAGCTTTTGAGTTCACATGGGTATAGTGAGAACCAATTGACCTTATGGAAATACCCATCTATGGCAAAGATTGCAGAACCTACTGGCCATACTTCTAGGGTACTGCATCTGGCACAGGTATGCATGCTATTGGTATATGGATACATTTTAATGCATGCACAGTTTGAATCAGTTTATGATAACCCTCACTATATTTTGTATTTTAGAGCCCAGATGGGTATACTGTTGCATCAGCTCGAGCAGACGAGACACTAAGGTTTTGGCAAGTCTTTGGAATTCCTGATACCTCAGGGACTACCAAAACTAAAGAGCCAGAGGGTACCCTCAACTCTTATCTTATGCATATTCGCTAGTAGTCAGTTGATGCAATGGAACGAGAAAATTTAAACTTCAGGTGATACtggattcttttatttttttcatgtgATTCTGTTATATTCATTGAATAAGAATTTTTTGCACTACAGTAGTATTTATGGCTATGGTGTGCTTCATGCAGTTTATTTGCACTTATTTGTGCATCAGTGACCACATTTTATGCTAACACTGCCTGTGCTTTGTATTATCAGAATCCAGATGTATGTAGACTGCTCCATAAGCTTTGACAAGTCTTTTGAACTCCGGAATACTTGAAGGGGACCCCAAAGTAGACAGACATCAGGATGCCTCCAGGTGATGAAATGCTATTTTGTGGTTTACATAGTTTAATAATATTCAGCAGTTTGTTCTTTGAGCATGTCTGTTTAGGTACTGTTTTGTGTTACTTGTGATTTCATTGCTTTTTTCCAACTAAAAAAGAAGGAAGATGTACATTTAATTTCTGCTCATGGACTAAGTCTATCATTTGCATTTCTCTTCTGTTTGTGAAGTACGTAGTGCTATCTGTATTGTTTGAGTTTTATCTTTGTTAACATGCCTGCTTACCTAATTCTTTATCAGTGCTACAACTGTTCCTCTTAAGATTAGCTATTATGATGGCTTCTGTATACAGGTATCGAGGTATAGTATGATATTACATGCTAGGCATACCTCTTTAACAGTCAAATAATAAGATCATTTAGAGGATTCGGCTTGGTGAGCTCTGCAACCATATGCTTATCTTGATGGATTTCCACTCTTAGCACATTTAAGACATTTTGATGGATTCTTATTGAGCTTATGTTATTAATAATTAGGTTAAGGATTCATCTTCAACAATCAAATGCCTGGTTAGGAACGAGTTTGGGACGGGATATGCATTTATTCTCTGCTGCTCGGAGCATCATCTGCGAAGGAGGAAAACCACTTATTCTCCAGCCAAGAATAAGTGAGGGAATTTCAAGTGAGGAGAGCTACAATTTCTGTTAAGCGAAGCAATTTCTTTCTCCTCATCAAATAATAGGTTTGATGTTCAATGAGAGTCTCTTCTTGAAAAGGGAGAAATTATCCTCCTCAGCCAAGAATGGTTTCATCTTAAGTTTTGTAATATTTCATTACTTTATCTAATCCGTTtttgttagaatttttttttagcTTAGTGCACTCATGAAAGTGCCTATGTTTTTTCTTGGTCGTTTTTAAACGACGCTAACGTtgaggaagtccaaaaatcttgaAGCTTTTTGTCCTCAAAATGGTTACATATTCTCGTTCCCTCTCTTAAGAAAAGTTAAATTTAAGTTAAAATTCTTACTGCATTCTTATTGATTGCTGGTGTAGTTGCAAACTTGTAACCATTAACCTCTAATAAATTTCTGTAGGCCATTTTTAATTTAACTTGGGCATAATTTCCTGAAACGTTTGTTTTTCTTCCATTGAGTACCTGAACCACAGGCTAAACAGAAGGTATCCAAGCATTAGAGAGCCTGTATGACATTATACTCTTCTTCAAGAGAGTGACAAATGGGTTGTCAGCAGAATGATCATAATTAAACTTTCTTTGTATGGAAGAAAATTTTCATTAGAAGAAATTATGTAATTTTTAATTTGTAAGAGGAAAAATATATTTGGATACTTTGGCAGTGTTTAGGGGGGAAGTAGTTTTTCTATTCGCACATATGAAATGCAAGTGAAAGGTTCAGCTGGAATGGGGTGTGGTGGGGAACAATAGGTAAGAAGAATGATAAAATTATAGTTTCCAAATTTATTTGATACAGCTAATGGGTATGGCAACACAAAACACATTTTAATTTACATCTGAGGGAGAAGTTCAAACCTTGCATTTCTTTATTTTAAGAGAGTTTTATATTTCTTAACTGTCTTTTAACTGTTGGTGTTCTTGTTAATTGTTGTTATTGGTTTCAGTATTGTGTTCTTTGACATTTTAGAACTGTGTGTCTGGAGTGAGCTTAAATTATCGTGTCTTAAATTATTGTGTTTTAACTTCTAACAGAATTAGTGGAATTGTTAGGAAATACCTATTTATGGCAACATAGGCACTTATTAATTTTTCAATATATTAATAAACGCCACCAATGTTGAGGAAGTCATAAATCACTTGCTAAAATTTAAGTAGAGATAAATATGCAGATTACAATACCAAAAATA
This window harbors:
- the LOC131051252 gene encoding cell division cycle 20.2, cofactor of APC complex encodes the protein MKKAFGSPQTPSISTLSRRPKITRPLRKQLATPIQNGDRFIANRSSIDFDWARYLVNKSNIIGNKASMEEYDREPAASMVIDSSKISRILSFSRKPSGQGLQSIYSEAPSVDTRVRTSRSQSRYIPQHAGRTLHAPYLVDDNHLNLLDWSDSNILSIALGNAVYLWDANTRTTSELLTVDDDVGPISSVNWAPDGKHIAIGLTSSAVQIWDSTCNRELRSLKGHHGRVGSLSWNDTILATGGRDSSIIIHDVRIRNSNVKIYRGHEQEVCGLKWSLSGQQLASGGSDNLLHIWDKSMSSSNVRNQYLHRIDEHFDAVTALAWCPFQHNLLASGGGLADQSIKLWNSLTGACLNTIDTNSSVCALLWNRHERELLSSHGYSENQLTLWKYPSMAKIAEPTGHTSRVLHLAQSPDGYTVASARADETLRFWQVFGIPDTSGTTKTKEPEGTLNSYLMHIR